The window CAGCCGGCGCGTCATCTTTCTTCGCGGTGGTCTTCTTGCCGGAGAAAGCAGCGTCCCAACCAGAGGCCAACTTGGGGTTCGATCCGAGGCGCGTAATGGTCACAATCACAATCCTTAGCGACGGGCGAACGATGTGTTCGAAATGAAATCCGCGGCGGCAGTTCGCCCAACTCCCTGCCAGCAGCGGTTGCTATCCATTAACTATCGGAAAGATCGCTGGTGGTCAAGCGCTACCGCTTTGTTTGAATCAAATCAGTCATTGGCCGCATCAATCGACAATGCGTCGACAACGCAGTACTTAGGGCGTGGCTCTTTTCGCCGGCGCGATCGTCCGTTAACTTGATCACTTGAGAATCGTTCTCAACTCTTTTGCCTCGCCAGCAATCCTGCCAGCTTTGGTTCCGAGAGCATGCTTCTTTCCGTTCAATTGCGCATCCCCGCGCACGAGGCTTGTATGAAGAAATCCGCGTTCCTGGCTCTCACGATTTTCAGCCTGCTGGCAGCACCGGCCTGGGCCCACTTTGTATGGATCGCAACGGCTCCCAACGCCGCCGGCAAACCTGCCGTGCACATCCTTTTTGGCGAAGACGCCATCGCCTGCGAAGCCAATCTGCTAGATAACGTGAAGCACACCAAAGTTTGGGCACACGAGCCGGGCAAGGCTCCGGTTGAAGTGACGCTCGAAAAAGAAATCAAAGGCGAAAACGGCACGTGGACTGCCGCCGCTGAGGGCCCGAAGAAGGCTTACACTGCGACCTGCGAATACGGCATTTCCTCGCGCGGCAAGGATCACTACTTGCTCGTCTATCACGCCAAGCACATTGATGCGACCGAGCCGGAATTGCTGAAGAATTACGCTCGCGTCGAATCGATGAAGCTCGACATCGTGCCGACCATCAACGGTGAAGAAGGCGAACTGCAGGTTCTCTTCAACGGTAAGCCGGCCGCCAAGGCCCAAGTGATGATCTGGACGCCGGACAAATACGAGAAGGAAACCGAACAGTTCACCGACGACAACGGCAAGGTGAAG is drawn from Anatilimnocola floriformis and contains these coding sequences:
- a CDS encoding DUF4198 domain-containing protein; translated protein: MKKSAFLALTIFSLLAAPAWAHFVWIATAPNAAGKPAVHILFGEDAIACEANLLDNVKHTKVWAHEPGKAPVEVTLEKEIKGENGTWTAAAEGPKKAYTATCEYGISSRGKDHYLLVYHAKHIDATEPELLKNYARVESMKLDIVPTINGEEGELQVLFNGKPAAKAQVMIWTPDKYEKETEQFTDDNGKVKFKANQKGLWQIRARHQNDVAGKRGEKEFPFERHYTTLVLKNGEVKAETAATK